The stretch of DNA CTGCTGCTGCGGCTATTCTATGGGTAAAAAATGGGTTTTCATCCACCCCATTTACACTTCGGCTAGTTCCTAATACTAATGCAACGTCACTATAAGTGACTTTATCAATATTTTCGTACACTTTAGATTGTACCGTTGCTAAAACCCAATAATTTGCCAAAAAAATTGCCAAACTAGCCAACACTCCTACCCCAAGAGTGTATTTAGAAATTCTCCAGATCCATCTTGATAGTAATTTCATAATTTGTAGTTTTGCTTGGAACTGTATTATACGATACGTATAACTATTATTACATTAATGATAAGCTTCTGAAACCTTAAAGTATAGAGAAAACATTCACATATACCTCAGATAGGGTTGATCGAACAAAAATATAGTATTATTTATTTAACTCTTAACGCAGGATTATATTGTAAGATACATTTTAAATCCAGATTTTAATTAAAAATATATCTTCATTAACGTAATTTTATTATTTACCGTTCAGTTCTAGTTGGATATTTTGGCGTGCTTTTTTCTCATATTTTTCAAAAAAAAGCTGGGAAAAGTATATTTTTTCACGCCTTAAAAAGCCCTTTAAAACCTTTTTTCTCCCCATTTTGTACAAGAGTTTGGGATAGAATTTTTTATACTCTTTCCAAATTGCTTCGCTATAGAATTGATAGTTCTTATGATCCGTTGCTAAAATGGCTAAATCAAAATCTAAGAAAAAATAAACATCTTGCTCTTCTGATTTGGGATAATGACCAGCTGTACTCATAATTAACTTATTAATATATGCCAGTTCGTCATCTTTTAAATATTCTCTAAATAGTTGCTGCACCAATAAGGCAGATTGCAATTCGTTATCTTTCTTTTTTGCATCATAAATGGCATCATGATACCATATCGCCATCTCAAACAATGCTACCTGATCTATTTCCTCGACATGTTGATCTAGTAATTTTAAAAAATTGAATAGGTGAACTAAATTATGATAATAACGATTAGGATCATTATACAATTGGGACAACTCTTCATAATATATTTTTGCTTTGGGTAAAGCAAGACCTAGTTTTTGGCACAAATTGATAAATCGTGCTTGAAGATACTTACGCTCACCTTTACTGGGGCTATCTTTTAGTACTATTTCTACCATTTTTATTCTTTATGAGGTTATACTATACAATTCGACTGAGCTGCTTATTTCATAGATAAAGGCACAAACATAATCTTCCCTTCTCCCGTATACTTAAGTAACTACGTAGAATTGATTATGCGTAATTACTTATTAACAAAACAAGATTTAACACCATAAGTATCATTCACATACCTCCTTCCATCAAAAAAACAATAACGTTATGTTTATATCTATATTAATAAGCTGCTGTTTACTGGTTGGTATAATTCCATGTACAGGGCAATCTAGTTTTATTACAGGTAAGGTCTTTAGTGAAGTTAATAAATCTACTCTTTATAATGCGAAGTTAGTTCTAAAAAGAAATCACAAATACTACCGAAAAA from Aureispira anguillae encodes:
- a CDS encoding HD domain-containing protein; this encodes MVEIVLKDSPSKGERKYLQARFINLCQKLGLALPKAKIYYEELSQLYNDPNRYYHNLVHLFNFLKLLDQHVEEIDQVALFEMAIWYHDAIYDAKKKDNELQSALLVQQLFREYLKDDELAYINKLIMSTAGHYPKSEEQDVYFFLDFDLAILATDHKNYQFYSEAIWKEYKKFYPKLLYKMGRKKVLKGFLRREKIYFSQLFFEKYEKKARQNIQLELNGK